From the genome of Persephonella atlantica:
CTTTCTCTAAAATTTTGAAAAAAGATGTTTGACACTCCCCCTTCTATTCCAAGTATTTCATTATAACTATCTGACAATTCTAATGCTTTTTTGTAATAGCTAAAATCTTCCCCTGTATACTCTTCAACTGCATTTATTTTCTCTAAAACGAAAAATTTTGCTGTCTGCAGACTTTTGTTTTCATCTGAAAAAGCTCTATACTGCTTTAGTCTTAAACTGTAATTACTTCCCAGATTTGTATTTGTTATTAATCCCTTAAACTTCCCGTTAAAACTCAAAAGATAAATGTCTACATTTCTTGAAAGCAAAAAATTTACTGCAGGCATTGAAATCTCAATATTCCCAAATACAAAAACCTTATCAATTCTGTTTATAGGAAAAGACCATATTTTTTCTCTGTTTTCATAAACAGCTATTTGATTATCCTTTCTTTTTATTTTTGTGCTCTGTTTTGTTATGTAGATAATCTCTTTCATACGAAAATATCTCCGTAGTTTTTGCCTTTATAAATTCCGTTTCTCAGGGGTTGCTTTGTATAAGGAAATATGTAGACCACATCTTGCTTTAGGTTGATTATCTCTTTTATTTGACTTTTTAGATGATTTAAAGACTTTTTATCAAGCTCTAATTCAAATACGCTCAGTTCAACATTTATTCCGTAGCCAAGAAGCAGTTTAAACAGTTTGTTTCTCCTTTTGCTGTCTGCCACGTCATAAACTACCAAATATTTCATCAGCTCTTCCCCTTTTATAAAGCTGTATTATGTAAGAGATTTCTTTTAATCTTTTGAACCTATTGCCGTAAAAAAAGTAAGTGGAAAGCATTTTTATAAACTTAGTGACAGTAATAGGATAAACTTTTTCATTAAAATCATCTTTTTCAAAAAATTCATCTTCCAACAGATGATGTAATTTTTTTAGAAATCTTAGCCTCATAATTTCTGTTAAATCTTTGATTAAAGAGAGTTTTCCTTCATTTAAGGTTCCACTTTCTGTATTTATATTTTGATTTATGAACCTATTGTAAAATGAGAAAGCTACAATATTTTCTGTGAAGTTGAAAAACATATCTGTTATTTCTCTGCTCTGACTGATTTGTAATCTAACCTTTTTGCAAAGAGTATCAATAAAAACTGCTTTGATAAGAAAATTTAGATGCTGGTTTGTTTTTTGTAGATTTTTATCATTCTTGAGGGAGAGATTTATAAGATTTACTGCTCCAGCTATTTTAAACAGATTGGTCATAAAGTTTGCTTTTGCCTGCAGAATACTAAGCCCTAAAAAAGTATCTTTTTGCATAGGACTGCTGACTGTTTTATGTAATATAACATCTTGTGGTTTTCCTTGTCTGTCTAAATATACAACATTAACAGAGTTTTTTGACAGCAGTGATTTTATCCATATAGGAAGATAAAAGATGGTAAATACATTTTCTATTTCATCTAAATTTAAATTTTTGATGTTGTACTCTGTTCCCAGTATTATGTGGCTGTCTTCTATCAGAAAGACATCTGGATAATCTTTTATTATAAATAGATTCTTTTTGGTTAAGTAACTTCTCAAAGCCAACCCCATAACTGTCTTTTTATACTTATAAACTGAATTTTTCAAAACTTCTGACTCCTGTCAAAAATCCAATATGATATAAATCATAAAAACTCGGGAAAACCGCATAAAATCTAAATTCTATAATTGAGACAGTGTTGAGATGAGGATATTGACAAAATTCAGAAAAATCAGTATTTTAATGGTAAGTCTGTACAGAATTAAGGCTATCTGGAAAATGAATACGTTGATACTCAACGATTAGCGGGGGACTGTTGTACTAACCCGATTTACTGAGGGTATTGCGACGTCAGCAGGCTTTTCTTCTCTAAGTTTCCAACTAAAGCCTGTTGTACTAACCCGATTTACTGAGGGTATTGCGACGTAAAACCTATAGCATATTCAACTTTATCATTAAAATAAGGTTGTACTAACCCGATTT
Proteins encoded in this window:
- the cas1 gene encoding CRISPR-associated endonuclease Cas1 — protein: MKEIIYITKQSTKIKRKDNQIAVYENREKIWSFPINRIDKVFVFGNIEISMPAVNFLLSRNVDIYLLSFNGKFKGLITNTNLGSNYSLRLKQYRAFSDENKSLQTAKFFVLEKINAVEEYTGEDFSYYKKALELSDSYNEILGIEGGVSNIFFQNFRERLKDDSLGFTKREYRPAPDPVNALLSLIYSMFYSLLFSFLSAKGFDPYISFLHKKRGTHASLSSDFMEIFRVKLSDFVLFLFNRGIFSKDDFISSESSYYLKEESLKKFVDLFHQNFITDRKYSKLFEEKVNDFVGILS
- the cas2 gene encoding CRISPR-associated endonuclease Cas2; translated protein: MKYLVVYDVADSKRRNKLFKLLLGYGINVELSVFELELDKKSLNHLKSQIKEIINLKQDVVYIFPYTKQPLRNGIYKGKNYGDIFV